A window of Helicobacter pylori genomic DNA:
CGCTACTAGAAACTTATTTGAGCGTTTATCCCACACCCCAAGAGGCTTCAAATAGGTTTTTTAAAAGCGTTAATCAAGGGATGGAGTTGGCCCCAGAAATCGCTCAAGAAGATGAAGAAAAACGCCTTTATGTGTTGCAATACTTAAGCCATGTGGATATTACTAAAAACAAGCAGGACTCCCAGCTCAAAAAAGATTGTTTGGAATTTATCCAAAGGTTTAATATCCCAAAGCCCATTATCATCACCGCTCTTTATAACCTTAAAGGCATTAAGCCCACGAAAAAGGAAGTCGCAAAACAATTGCAAAAACTCTATGTGTGGGAGAAGCGTTACCAACAAGGGGGGATAGACGCTTTGAAAGACAGGCGTGGAAGACCCCTTAAAAAAACTTGAGCGAGTTTGTAGTGGCTTTGGTTTTAATGGAGGGATGTTCGCATTTCTCAAAATGTTTTTAAAATTCATCTTATTTTTAAGTTAAAATTAAGAAAATATCTTGTATTTAATCATAATTTAACCTAGATAAGAAATCTATGCAAAATTTTTAAGGAGAACACTCATTTGTTACAACGAATTTATTTAGACAATAACGCTACAACCAAGATTGACCCTAAAGTCAAAGAAATCATGGATCCTTTTTTAAGGGATCATTATGGGAATCCTAGCTCTTTGCACCAGTTTGGCACCGAAACCCATCCGGCCATTGCAGAAGCGCTAGACAAGCTTTATAAGGGTATTAACGCTAGGGATATAGACGATGTGATCATCACTTCTTGCGCGACAGAAAGCAATAATTGGGTTTTAAAGGGCGTGTATTTTGATGAATGCTTGAAAAAAGGCAAAAACCATATTATTACCACGGTTGCAGAGCATCCGGCAGTGCGATCCACTTGCAATTTTTTAGAAAGCTTGGGGGTAGAGGTAACTTACTTGCCTATCAATGAGCATGGGAGTATCACCGCAGATCAAGTCAAAGAAGCGATCACAGAAAAAACCGCTTTAGTGAGCGTGATGTGGGCGAATAATGAAACCGGTCTCATTTTCCCTATTGAAGAAATTGGGGCTATTTGTAAACAAAAGGGCGTGTTATTCCATACCGATGCCGTGCAAGCGATTGGTAAAATCCCTGTAGATGTAATAAAAGCGAATGCGGATTTCCTTTCTTTTAGCGCGCACAAGTTTCATGGGCCTAAAGGCATTGGGGGGCTGTATATTAGAAGCGGGGTGGGATTGACCCCTCTTTTTCATGGAGGCGAGCATATGAATGGCAGGCGCAGCGGGACTTTGAATGTGCCTTATATTGTGGGCATGGGCGAAGCGATGAGGTTAGCCGTAGAGCATTTAGACTATGAAAAAGAAGTGGTGGGGAAATTGCGCGACAAATTAGAAGAAGCGCTTTTGAAAATCCCTGATGTGATGGTGGTGGGCGATCGCATCCATCGTGTGCCTAACACGACTTTAATCAGCGTGAGAGGGATTGAAGGAGAGGCCATGCTTTGGGATTTAAACCGCTCTAATATCGCCGCTTCTACAGGGAGCGCATGCGCGAGTGAGGATTTAGAGGCTAATCCGGTGATGGTGGCGATTGGAGCGAGTAAAGAGTTGGCTCATACCGCTATCAGGCTTTCATTAAGCCGTTTTAACACGGAAGCTGAAATTGACAAAACGATTGAAGTTTTCTCTCAAGCGGCTACAAGATTGAGAAACATTTCAAGCTCTTATTAAAATATTAATAAAGGAATTAAAATGGCAAAACATGATTTAGTGGGATCAGCCCTTTGGGACGCGTATTC
This region includes:
- a CDS encoding helix-turn-helix domain-containing protein, with translation MESKINHLSAKIDALLEQQKRVISLLETYLSVYPTPQEASNRFFKSVNQGMELAPEIAQEDEEKRLYVLQYLSHVDITKNKQDSQLKKDCLEFIQRFNIPKPIIITALYNLKGIKPTKKEVAKQLQKLYVWEKRYQQGGIDALKDRRGRPLKKT
- a CDS encoding NifS family cysteine desulfurase yields the protein MLQRIYLDNNATTKIDPKVKEIMDPFLRDHYGNPSSLHQFGTETHPAIAEALDKLYKGINARDIDDVIITSCATESNNWVLKGVYFDECLKKGKNHIITTVAEHPAVRSTCNFLESLGVEVTYLPINEHGSITADQVKEAITEKTALVSVMWANNETGLIFPIEEIGAICKQKGVLFHTDAVQAIGKIPVDVIKANADFLSFSAHKFHGPKGIGGLYIRSGVGLTPLFHGGEHMNGRRSGTLNVPYIVGMGEAMRLAVEHLDYEKEVVGKLRDKLEEALLKIPDVMVVGDRIHRVPNTTLISVRGIEGEAMLWDLNRSNIAASTGSACASEDLEANPVMVAIGASKELAHTAIRLSLSRFNTEAEIDKTIEVFSQAATRLRNISSSY